AAAACTGGAGATACAATATTAGATTCTGCACTAAAAAATAATATAAAAATTGAACATGCATGTGAAAAATCATGTGCTTGCACAACATGCCATTGCATTATAAAAAAAGGTTTTACTTCTCTTTCAAAATGTTTAGAAAAAGAAGAAGACACTTTAGACAAAGCATGGCAAGTTGAAGAAAAAAGTAGATTATCTTGTCAAGCTAAAATAGGAAAAAAAAATATTATAGTAAAGATACCAAATTATTCAACAAACTATAATAAATAAATAAAATAAAATGATAAAAATATTTTAAATATATGGATTATCATTTTTTTTAAAAAAAATTTTCAAAGTTATTCCTTTTAATTTTAAATGTTTTATAAAACTATTAACCAAATATTTTTTATAAGAAGACAATAATCCTTCAACTCTATTACCATGAATTAATATTCTAAATGGAACGTTAGAAATTAAGTTAGCATATTTTAATCTTATTTTTTTCTTATTAAATAATGGAGGTTTGTGTTTACTAACTATAATATTTAATATATTAGTTAAAATAGATGGAGTATAATCTTTTTTAGCTAATTTATTAATATTATCTATAGCTTTAAATATAGAAAATAAATTTATTTTTTTTTTAGCAGAAATAAAAAAATAATCTACATTAATAATTTTTTTTAAAAAATTCTTTAAATTATATCTAAAATCTCTCTTTTTATTTTTATTTAATAGGTCCCACTTATTTATAACAATAAAAACAAATTTTTCTAATGAAATAATAAAGTGTATTAAACTTATATCTTGAAAAGATATTTTTATAGTAGAATCAACAATAAACATAACTATATAACTATTTTTAATAGCACGTATAGCAATTTTTGAAGACAAATACTCTTTTTTAGATACATTTTTATTAGACCTTCTGGATCCGGCTGTATCTATAAAAACATATTTTTTGTTTCTATAAAAAAATGAAACTTCAGTACTATCAGTTGTAGTTCCTGGTAAATTATCTGTTATTAAACGATCTTTATTCAACAATGAATTTATAAAAGTAGATTTACCAACATTAGGCTTGCCTAAAATGGAAATTTTTATAGTATCATTACAAGATCTTTTTATAATAGTATTATTATTTAATAAACAAAAATTTTTTAGATGTTTTTTACAATCAAAAAGAAAATTATTTTTTTTTAAAAATGGAGTTATATGATCATAAAGCAATTTTTTTACTCCAGATATATTATTACAAGAAGTAAAAAAAATATTTTTAAATCCCAAAGAATAAAACTCTAAATTATTACTAGAAAAATTAAAGTTTTCTGACTTATTTACTATTAAAAACACATCTTTTCCAGATTTTCGTAAAATATTAGCAATATTTATATCTAATGATGTAATTCCATCACAAGCATTTATAACAAATAACAATAAATTAGATTTAAAAATATAACAAAATATATTTTTATTAATTTTATGTTCTAAACTAGATCCACTAAA
This region of Buchnera aphidicola (Chaitoregma tattakana) genomic DNA includes:
- the der gene encoding ribosome biogenesis GTPase Der produces the protein MFGKYVSLIGRTNVGKSSLFNIFLNRNISTTTNYKNFSVDSNVACLRNNSMCILISDTAGIREFSGSSLEHKINKNIFCYIFKSNLLLFVINACDGITSLDINIANILRKSGKDVFLIVNKSENFNFSSNNLEFYSLGFKNIFFTSCNNISGVKKLLYDHITPFLKKNNFLFDCKKHLKNFCLLNNNTIIKRSCNDTIKISILGKPNVGKSTFINSLLNKDRLITDNLPGTTTDSTEVSFFYRNKKYVFIDTAGSRRSNKNVSKKEYLSSKIAIRAIKNSYIVMFIVDSTIKISFQDISLIHFIISLEKFVFIVINKWDLLNKNKKRDFRYNLKNFLKKIINVDYFFISAKKKINLFSIFKAIDNINKLAKKDYTPSILTNILNIIVSKHKPPLFNKKKIRLKYANLISNVPFRILIHGNRVEGLLSSYKKYLVNSFIKHLKLKGITLKIFFKKNDNPYI
- the fdx gene encoding ISC system 2Fe-2S type ferredoxin codes for the protein MPYIVFLPHKIILPNGAKIIAKTGDTILDSALKNNIKIEHACEKSCACTTCHCIIKKGFTSLSKCLEKEEDTLDKAWQVEEKSRLSCQAKIGKKNIIVKIPNYSTNYNK